A region of the Culex quinquefasciatus strain JHB chromosome 1, VPISU_Cqui_1.0_pri_paternal, whole genome shotgun sequence genome:
CCTCGGAGTCGTTCCCTCGCCGATCATTAAGACAATTACGGTCAACTCCGACGAATCCGCGCTCTGATTCCGCGATGGACAATTGGTTGATTATACTCTCGGTCGAGTCCAGCAGGCGGTTCGTGGCGTTGTACAGCGACTGCGAGCCGTTCATAACGGACCTCTCGACGCTCATCATGTGGCTCAGAACGTCCGACAAGCCGCAGTAATAGGAAGTGCTTTTATTGCCAATTACGGCCGCGTTATTGGTGCCATTATTCAATAAGGTCTCTCGGAAATTTTCTATCGCACCCGACACTAAATAGATGTCCATTGGTTCCATCTTCTTGGTATAGGTCTTAATGACGTCGTTGATGCCCTTCAAGGCGCCCTCAATTTCGTCAATTTGCATGCGGGAGGAATTCTTATGAATGGCATCAAGTTTGTTGGTTTCTGGGTTGACCGGAGGCAGGCACTGCTTTGAGTCTTTTTCAACGGATTCCCAGGTTCCACCGTAGATTCGATCGCCGAGGCACTTTCTGTACGGAATCAGTCCGGGCTCGATTGAGCACAGAACCTTCTGTTCCAAAGTTACGCTCTGTCCTATTGGAGCCTTTGGCCACCACGTCCCGTTACGGTCAGACGGTTCCGGAAAACAAATCTCTGTGCTGTTCATGCC
Encoded here:
- the LOC119765550 gene encoding uncharacterized protein LOC119765550 — translated: MNSTEICFPEPSDRNGTWWPKAPIGQSVTLEQKVLCSIEPGLIPYRKCLGDRIYGGTWESVEKDSKQCLPPVNPETNKLDAIHKNSSRMQIDEIEGALKGINDVIKTYTKKMEPMDIYLVSGAIENFRETLLNNGTNNAAVIGNKSTSYYCGLSDVLSHMMSVERSVMNGSQSLYNATNRLLDSTESIINQLSIAESERGFVGVDRNCLNDRRGNDSEEQGTMLLRKPRFVLLVADPDEANVTGMALIRKNTTEDHDFDSYDVR